In Spirosoma aureum, a single genomic region encodes these proteins:
- a CDS encoding glycosyltransferase family 4 protein: MPSIFIDAERLRDLNSGLGQVCLHLGHELVRQRPDSWNITFLVPKGQSGVFGNAVNYIEASWRQKLWISGNYDVWHCLHQDSMYLPLRSKLILTIYDLNFLERADYSVDKKARKLARLQRKINRAALLTAGSAYTASVVREHLRIPETLPLKVVYTGVAVDPAKTPTELPSDLAIRSFTDSPFFLFVGVIHPKKNVHTLLPLLEAFPDYRLVLAGPDRHPYAEHIREQAQKLGLSDRLLMPGPVDEATKLWLYEHCEAFLFPSLSEGFGLPVAEAMTFGKPVFISNLTSLPEVGGKEAYYFENFEPENMAKLIHDGLHDFGQNELRQERLRKRAAGFSWPAVAAEYWKLYEGLIAGDRLPLHNQ, encoded by the coding sequence ATGCCTTCTATTTTTATCGATGCCGAGCGTCTGCGCGACCTGAATAGCGGCCTTGGGCAGGTATGTCTGCATCTTGGCCATGAACTTGTTCGCCAGCGCCCCGACTCATGGAACATAACGTTTCTGGTACCGAAAGGCCAAAGTGGTGTTTTCGGAAATGCGGTAAATTATATCGAAGCATCCTGGCGGCAGAAGCTATGGATTTCCGGAAACTATGATGTCTGGCACTGTCTGCACCAGGATTCGATGTATTTGCCATTGCGGTCAAAGCTGATTCTGACAATTTATGACCTTAATTTTCTGGAGCGGGCTGATTATTCCGTCGATAAAAAAGCGCGTAAACTGGCTCGTCTTCAGCGTAAAATAAACCGGGCAGCGTTGTTAACGGCTGGATCGGCCTACACAGCCTCGGTCGTGCGGGAGCATTTGCGGATTCCGGAAACATTGCCACTTAAAGTCGTCTATACTGGTGTTGCTGTCGATCCTGCTAAAACACCAACTGAACTACCATCCGATTTAGCCATTCGCTCCTTTACCGATTCGCCCTTTTTTCTATTCGTGGGTGTTATTCATCCGAAAAAAAACGTTCATACGCTGCTACCGTTACTCGAAGCTTTTCCCGATTATCGACTCGTGTTGGCTGGGCCCGACCGGCATCCTTACGCGGAACACATTCGCGAACAGGCTCAAAAACTGGGTCTTTCCGACCGCCTGCTGATGCCCGGCCCAGTGGATGAAGCGACCAAATTATGGCTCTATGAACACTGTGAAGCGTTTTTGTTTCCGTCGTTGTCGGAAGGGTTTGGCTTGCCCGTTGCCGAAGCCATGACGTTTGGGAAACCCGTATTCATTTCCAATCTGACGAGCTTACCCGAAGTTGGGGGCAAAGAAGCCTATTACTTTGAAAACTTCGAACCGGAAAATATGGCTAAACTCATCCATGATGGATTGCATGATTTTGGGCAGAATGAGCTTCGGCAGGAGCGATTACGCAAACGGGCCGCCGGATTTAGCTGGCCAGCCGTGGCCGCAGAGTACTGGAAGTTGTATGAAGGGTTGATAGCTGGAGATAGATTACCTTTGCATAACCAATGA
- the hemE gene encoding uroporphyrinogen decarboxylase — MTLQNDLLLRTARGELTERVPVWMMRQAGRVLPQYRAVREQAGSFITLAKTPELAAEVTIQPVDAFDVDAAIIFSDILVVPEAMGLPYEMIESRGPVFPSTVRTMTDLSRLRVADAESDLGYVLDAIKLTKKELNGRVPLIGFAGAPFTIFCYMTEGKGSKTFSVAKKLLYTDPDFAHALLQQITDSTIGYLQAQIRAGADLVQIFDSWAGILSPEQYRTFSLPYIKQICDLITDVPITVFAKGAFFARHDIGQLSCDVVGLDWNMDPHESRQLIPDRVLQGNLDPCVLYADFAQIRAEVKQMFNSFGHQHYIANLGHGIYPDTDPDKARCFVDAVKEM; from the coding sequence ATGACTTTACAGAATGACTTGCTACTCCGTACTGCTCGGGGTGAATTGACGGAACGAGTTCCGGTCTGGATGATGCGGCAGGCAGGCCGTGTACTGCCTCAATACCGGGCTGTTCGGGAGCAGGCCGGGAGTTTTATTACGTTGGCGAAAACCCCCGAACTGGCCGCAGAAGTGACGATTCAGCCGGTCGATGCATTCGACGTAGATGCTGCCATTATTTTCTCCGATATTCTGGTCGTGCCCGAAGCGATGGGACTTCCGTATGAGATGATCGAAAGTCGGGGGCCAGTGTTTCCATCAACTGTCCGCACGATGACCGACTTGAGCCGTCTGCGGGTTGCCGATGCCGAAAGTGATCTGGGTTACGTATTGGATGCCATCAAGTTGACAAAAAAAGAGCTGAATGGGCGTGTTCCGCTGATCGGTTTTGCAGGTGCGCCCTTCACCATTTTTTGCTACATGACCGAAGGAAAAGGCTCCAAAACGTTTTCGGTTGCCAAGAAACTTCTCTATACCGATCCCGACTTCGCCCACGCACTCCTTCAGCAAATTACCGACAGTACGATTGGTTATTTGCAGGCTCAGATTCGGGCAGGAGCCGATTTGGTTCAGATTTTTGACTCCTGGGCGGGCATTCTGTCGCCAGAACAATACCGTACCTTCTCTCTGCCTTACATCAAACAGATTTGCGATCTGATAACGGATGTCCCAATAACAGTCTTCGCCAAGGGAGCCTTTTTTGCCCGGCATGATATTGGGCAGTTGAGTTGCGACGTGGTCGGCCTGGACTGGAACATGGACCCACATGAATCGCGTCAGTTAATTCCGGACCGTGTCCTTCAGGGTAACCTCGACCCCTGTGTGCTTTACGCCGATTTTGCCCAGATTCGGGCTGAAGTGAAGCAAATGTTCAATTCGTTTGGGCATCAGCATTACATTGCCAACCTGGGGCACGGCATTTACCCCGACACCGACCCCGACAAAGCGCGGTGCTTTGTTGATGCAGTGAAAGAAATGTAA
- a CDS encoding Fic family protein, with translation MGKIEPTPTYKSYIEYFQDFIKKGRLDAHAALYQKGIIRKINDDYLYWSDVKYKVPVEYKDVLTPIDLWSIVKEDRFHNRRYFEVGHEGFYFTKTDSLEKQLHEFDLHLAGASGKQTKAASEVDKHHYLIGSIMEESIASSQIEGAITSRIVAKEMLRKKRPPKNMSERMIVNNYLTIQHIIDIRKDSLTSNNLMELHRLMTADTLDNPEESGRIRSHDTIYVVDAINGDIIHTPPSHSSLPTFIDDLCRFFNDETPDFFVHPVVKASIIHFLIGYFHPFTDGNGRTARALFYWYLLRKGYWLTEYLSISRVIMQSRAQYYRAFQYTEADENDLTYFVLYQVKTLSRAYDELKKYIDRKNQEKRQLLILQRQEKLSPRQAQIVEWLRQDPNSILSIKEVETRLGVSNQTARNDIRMLVKARFLEELPINSKERHYIRGERLTGEV, from the coding sequence ATGGGAAAAATAGAACCGACGCCAACCTATAAATCATATATAGAATACTTTCAGGACTTTATTAAAAAAGGGCGTCTAGATGCTCATGCAGCGCTGTATCAGAAGGGTATTATTCGAAAAATTAACGATGACTATCTGTATTGGAGCGATGTAAAATATAAGGTTCCGGTTGAATATAAAGATGTCTTGACACCAATAGATCTTTGGTCTATTGTTAAGGAAGATCGTTTCCATAATAGGCGTTATTTCGAAGTTGGCCACGAAGGATTCTATTTTACAAAGACAGATTCGCTGGAAAAGCAATTACACGAGTTTGACCTTCATCTGGCGGGCGCATCTGGTAAACAAACAAAGGCTGCTAGTGAAGTGGATAAACACCATTATCTGATTGGATCAATCATGGAGGAATCGATTGCATCCAGCCAGATCGAAGGGGCTATAACATCACGGATAGTAGCTAAAGAAATGCTTCGCAAAAAGCGCCCGCCAAAAAATATGTCGGAGCGAATGATTGTCAATAATTATTTAACCATTCAACACATTATTGACATAAGAAAAGATTCTTTAACCAGTAACAATTTAATGGAATTACATCGGCTAATGACGGCTGATACACTAGACAATCCGGAAGAATCAGGTCGAATTCGATCACACGATACTATTTATGTGGTCGATGCTATTAATGGAGATATTATTCATACTCCTCCCTCTCATTCATCACTGCCAACATTTATTGATGATCTATGTCGGTTTTTCAACGATGAAACACCTGATTTTTTTGTACACCCAGTAGTTAAAGCGAGTATTATCCATTTCTTGATTGGCTATTTTCATCCGTTTACTGATGGCAATGGTCGAACGGCCAGAGCCTTATTTTATTGGTATCTGTTACGCAAGGGCTACTGGCTAACCGAATACTTATCTATTTCCAGAGTCATCATGCAGTCAAGAGCGCAGTATTACCGGGCGTTTCAGTATACTGAAGCTGATGAAAACGACCTTACTTACTTTGTACTCTACCAGGTAAAAACGCTTAGTCGGGCGTATGATGAACTGAAGAAATACATTGATCGAAAAAATCAGGAAAAACGTCAATTACTCATTCTGCAACGCCAGGAAAAGTTATCGCCCCGTCAAGCCCAGATTGTTGAATGGCTAAGGCAAGATCCTAACAGTATATTGTCTATCAAGGAAGTAGAGACACGATTAGGGGTTTCAAATCAAACTGCCAGGAATGATATTCGTATGTTAGTGAAGGCAAGATTTCTGGAAGAGTTGCCTATCAATAGTAAAGAAAGGCATTACATTCGGGGAGAACGTTTAACGGGGGAAGTGTAA
- a CDS encoding bifunctional heptose 7-phosphate kinase/heptose 1-phosphate adenyltransferase: MSPVLDMTIDELFDQFDKLRVLIIGDVMLDSYVWGHVERISPEAPVPVVTVDRRELRLGGAGNVLLNVQALGAEAIICSVIGTDEPGDRLIGQLNERKLNCDGLIRSNDRITTIKERIIASSQQVVRVDTETDRYITSEERNQLIAKAKELIPTCHVIIFEDYDKGVLSKEAIAEITDFANEQGVPTVVDPKKRNFLSYQNTTLFKPNLKELREGLKLEFDVDNAEEFQAAVEELKDRLNVKGALITLSERGVFIDFNGEKRQLPAHIRKIADVSGAGDTVISIAACCVALKQSASIIAGLSNLGGGLVCESVGVVPIDKAQLKEEAKESL; this comes from the coding sequence ATGAGTCCGGTCCTGGATATGACCATTGACGAACTGTTCGACCAATTCGATAAACTGCGCGTCCTGATTATAGGCGATGTAATGCTCGATTCTTATGTGTGGGGGCATGTTGAGCGCATTTCGCCCGAAGCGCCTGTGCCTGTTGTAACCGTCGACCGGCGCGAACTTCGGCTCGGGGGAGCCGGTAATGTGTTACTGAACGTACAGGCATTAGGCGCCGAAGCGATCATCTGTTCGGTCATTGGAACCGACGAACCCGGTGACCGACTGATTGGGCAACTCAATGAACGAAAGCTTAACTGCGATGGACTCATCCGTAGTAACGACCGAATTACAACGATTAAAGAGCGTATTATTGCCAGCTCTCAACAGGTCGTGCGGGTCGATACAGAGACCGATAGATACATCACCAGCGAGGAACGGAATCAGTTGATCGCCAAGGCTAAAGAGCTGATCCCAACCTGTCATGTTATTATTTTTGAGGATTACGATAAAGGGGTATTGAGTAAAGAAGCCATCGCTGAAATCACTGACTTTGCCAATGAGCAGGGAGTGCCCACGGTGGTTGATCCGAAAAAGCGAAACTTCCTGTCCTACCAAAACACGACCCTGTTTAAGCCCAACCTGAAAGAACTACGCGAAGGATTGAAACTTGAATTCGATGTAGATAATGCCGAAGAGTTTCAGGCGGCTGTCGAAGAATTAAAAGACAGACTTAATGTAAAGGGAGCCTTAATTACGCTTTCTGAGCGAGGTGTATTTATTGATTTCAACGGCGAAAAACGCCAGTTGCCAGCGCACATTCGTAAGATTGCCGACGTGTCGGGAGCGGGCGATACGGTCATCAGTATTGCCGCCTGCTGTGTGGCTTTGAAGCAATCGGCCAGTATTATTGCCGGATTGTCGAATCTGGGCGGTGGACTGGTTTGTGAATCAGTAGGTGTTGTACCGATTGATAAGGCCCAATTGAAAGAAGAAGCAAAAGAGAGCTTATAA